A single genomic interval of Picosynechococcus sp. PCC 7003 harbors:
- the gloB gene encoding hydroxyacylglutathione hydrolase encodes MEIIRLLAFNDNYIFLLVDRSTGDCAVVDPGDGKVVLDYLNREYLTLKSILITHHHSDHVGGNRQLLSHFPTTAVYGSAIDLQKGHIPGQTVSLKAGDHLDLFNRTVEILFVPGHTQGHIAYYFPPLRPEDSGDLFCGDTLFANGCGRLLEGTPEQLFASLQQICDLPDNTNIWCAHEYTLKNIKFSLTVNPENEALQRRFQQVQTQRQRQEPTIPTALALEKQTNPFLRCGDRQLQANLNTTDPLRTFIKLRGKRDLF; translated from the coding sequence ATGGAAATTATTCGCCTACTGGCCTTTAACGATAACTATATTTTTCTCTTGGTTGATCGATCCACGGGAGACTGTGCAGTGGTTGATCCAGGCGACGGTAAGGTGGTGCTGGATTACCTAAACAGAGAGTATTTAACGCTTAAGAGCATCTTGATTACGCATCACCATTCTGATCATGTGGGTGGTAATCGTCAATTATTAAGTCATTTCCCGACAACAGCGGTGTATGGCAGTGCAATAGATTTACAGAAAGGACATATTCCAGGCCAAACGGTGAGCCTTAAGGCTGGTGATCACTTAGATTTATTTAATCGCACCGTCGAAATTTTGTTTGTGCCAGGCCATACCCAAGGTCACATCGCCTACTATTTCCCTCCCCTGCGGCCTGAAGACAGTGGTGATTTATTTTGTGGCGATACGCTGTTTGCTAATGGCTGCGGTCGTCTTTTGGAAGGAACGCCAGAGCAACTTTTTGCCTCGCTCCAGCAAATTTGTGATTTGCCAGATAACACCAACATCTGGTGTGCCCATGAGTACACCCTGAAAAATATTAAATTTTCCTTGACGGTCAATCCAGAGAATGAGGCTCTCCAGAGGCGTTTTCAACAAGTGCAGACCCAACGGCAACGCCAGGAACCGACCATTCCCACGGCGTTGGCTTTAGAAAAACAGACAAATCCTTTTTTGCGCTGTGGCGATCGCCAACTGCAAGCTAACTTAAACACAACGGATCCCCTCCGGACGTTCATAAAGTTGCGTGGCAAACGGGATCTCTTTTGA
- a CDS encoding DUF3386 domain-containing protein — protein sequence MTQTLTAQDAFRAAYENRYTWDQDFPGFTATVTFTHGDQSYTGKVAIKADMSFEVTGIEAEAAKKEIEGQLWEITVHRVRRSFEDSHGKNSFEFGEKFADGAQEIQVTGASMGNSYKIKNNVVTFVNRKIRDIIVNINTFDVLNTDEGYLSLGYDSVYFDAATKEPKAGKSLFRDSFEKIGGYYVLTRREITYLENDQEVDKKVFTFSDVQF from the coding sequence ATGACACAGACTTTAACGGCCCAGGATGCGTTTCGGGCAGCCTACGAAAACCGTTACACCTGGGATCAAGATTTTCCTGGCTTTACTGCCACCGTCACCTTTACCCATGGCGACCAGAGCTATACCGGCAAAGTCGCCATCAAAGCCGATATGTCCTTTGAGGTCACGGGAATCGAGGCTGAAGCGGCGAAAAAAGAAATCGAAGGTCAACTGTGGGAAATCACCGTGCACCGGGTACGACGCTCCTTCGAAGACAGCCACGGCAAAAACAGCTTTGAATTTGGTGAAAAGTTTGCCGATGGTGCCCAGGAAATCCAAGTGACTGGCGCTTCCATGGGAAATTCCTACAAAATCAAAAATAATGTCGTTACCTTTGTAAACCGCAAAATTCGCGACATCATCGTTAATATCAATACCTTTGACGTGCTCAATACTGATGAAGGTTATCTTTCTTTGGGCTATGACTCAGTCTATTTTGACGCGGCCACCAAAGAACCCAAAGCAGGCAAGAGCCTTTTCCGGGATAGCTTTGAAAAAATTGGCGGTTACTATGTCCTCACCCGCCGAGAAATTACTTACCTAGAGAACGATCAAGAAGTTGACAAAAAAGTGTTTACCTTCAGTGATGTTCAATTCTAG
- the recG gene encoding ATP-dependent DNA helicase RecG has protein sequence MNQPDFLRLQKALSIEAERGFQDLQGHQYRFSEFLCLSFGAVPPAGIDPDQRRRWQAFAQKFADYSTATLAQRRLLVAGARSFLQQVKQDLEQPSQSAPKAKVPRTQSVCEKKASRSTYGRGLTLDQPLMYLPGVGPKRSNQLAKLGLETVRDALFYYPRQHIDYAKQVKIADLEAGETVTLVGYVVRCNIFTSPKNQKLSIFELWLRDSSGRIKLSRFYAGTRYSNRGWQEKMKRQYPQGVAIAASGLVKKNKYGLTLDNPEIEVLDSSGADIKSLKIGRVLPVYPLTEGVPADLIRKVVINSLPAIEQLKDAFPTAFREQHGLMKLQQAIANIHFPENAEILQRARQRLVFDEFFYLQLGFLQRRQQEKASRKSAVFVPQGELIERFEKLLPFQLTNAQQRVINEILVDLAQSTPMNRLVQGDVGAGKTVVAVFAILAAIQSGYQAALMAPTEVLAEQHYRKLVGWFNLLHLPVELLTGSTKTKKRREIHSQLQTGELKVLVGTHALIEDPVQFQNLGLVVIDEQHRFGVQQRGRLLAKGKAPHVLTMTATPIPRSLALTLHGDLDVSQIDELPPGRQPVDTRVIKGGDRHKAYELIKREVAQGRQAYVIFPLIEESEKLEAKAAVAEHQKLSEQVFKSFNVGLLHGRMKSEEKDAALNAFRDNQDHIIVSTTVIEVGVDVPNATVMLIENAERFGLSQLHQLRGRVGRGAHQSHCLLITNSKNPDSQTRLRVLEQSTDGFFISEMDLRLRGPGEVLGTKQSGLPDFALASLTEDQEVLLIARQAAEQLLKVDPELEQYPLMQQELQRKYQKLLGADVLT, from the coding sequence ATGAATCAGCCGGATTTTTTGCGATTACAAAAAGCCTTATCCATCGAAGCAGAGCGGGGTTTTCAGGATCTCCAGGGCCATCAGTATCGGTTTAGCGAATTTCTCTGCCTTAGTTTTGGAGCCGTCCCCCCGGCAGGGATTGATCCGGATCAGCGGCGACGGTGGCAGGCATTTGCCCAGAAATTTGCCGATTATTCCACCGCAACTTTAGCTCAGCGCCGTCTTTTGGTGGCTGGGGCGAGAAGTTTTTTGCAGCAAGTTAAACAAGACCTAGAACAACCAAGCCAGAGTGCCCCCAAAGCGAAAGTGCCCCGCACCCAATCGGTCTGTGAGAAAAAAGCCAGTCGTTCGACCTATGGCCGAGGCCTTACCCTAGATCAACCGTTGATGTATTTGCCCGGCGTCGGGCCGAAACGCAGCAATCAATTGGCAAAGCTCGGTTTGGAAACAGTGCGGGATGCGCTCTTTTACTACCCCCGACAGCACATCGACTATGCCAAGCAGGTCAAAATCGCCGACTTAGAAGCGGGAGAAACAGTGACCCTGGTGGGCTATGTGGTGCGTTGTAATATCTTTACCAGCCCGAAAAATCAGAAATTGAGTATTTTCGAGCTTTGGCTGCGGGATAGTAGCGGCCGCATTAAGCTCAGTCGGTTCTATGCTGGCACCCGTTACAGTAATCGGGGTTGGCAAGAAAAAATGAAACGGCAATATCCCCAGGGGGTGGCGATCGCCGCGTCGGGTCTTGTGAAAAAAAATAAGTACGGCCTCACCCTCGATAATCCAGAAATTGAAGTGCTCGACAGCAGTGGCGCAGATATTAAATCCTTAAAAATTGGCCGAGTCTTGCCTGTTTATCCCCTCACCGAAGGGGTTCCGGCTGATCTAATTCGGAAAGTGGTGATCAATTCTCTCCCTGCCATTGAGCAGTTAAAGGATGCTTTTCCTACAGCCTTTCGGGAGCAACACGGCTTGATGAAACTCCAACAGGCGATCGCCAATATTCATTTCCCAGAAAATGCGGAGATTCTCCAGCGGGCGCGGCAACGGTTGGTGTTCGATGAATTTTTCTATCTGCAACTGGGCTTCCTCCAACGGCGACAACAGGAAAAGGCCAGTCGAAAAAGTGCTGTATTCGTTCCCCAGGGGGAACTGATCGAGCGGTTTGAAAAACTCCTGCCCTTTCAACTCACCAACGCCCAGCAACGGGTAATTAACGAAATTCTTGTTGATCTAGCTCAGTCAACGCCGATGAATCGTCTCGTCCAGGGGGATGTGGGGGCGGGGAAAACCGTTGTGGCCGTCTTTGCGATCCTCGCCGCGATCCAGTCCGGCTACCAAGCGGCCCTGATGGCCCCCACCGAAGTCCTCGCCGAACAGCATTACCGCAAATTGGTGGGCTGGTTTAACCTGCTCCATCTGCCCGTTGAACTGCTGACGGGTTCGACAAAAACGAAAAAACGCCGGGAGATCCACAGCCAACTGCAAACGGGAGAACTTAAAGTTCTCGTTGGCACCCACGCCCTGATCGAAGATCCGGTGCAGTTCCAGAACCTCGGTCTGGTGGTGATCGATGAACAGCACCGCTTCGGCGTCCAACAGCGGGGGAGACTCCTCGCCAAAGGGAAAGCCCCCCACGTCCTCACCATGACGGCAACGCCAATTCCCCGCAGCTTGGCCCTCACCCTCCATGGGGATTTGGATGTGAGTCAAATTGATGAGCTGCCCCCCGGTCGCCAACCCGTTGATACGCGGGTGATTAAAGGGGGCGATCGCCACAAAGCCTATGAGTTGATCAAGCGAGAAGTGGCTCAGGGTCGCCAAGCCTACGTGATTTTCCCGCTGATCGAGGAATCTGAAAAACTCGAAGCCAAAGCCGCCGTCGCCGAACACCAAAAATTATCAGAACAGGTTTTCAAAAGCTTTAACGTGGGCCTACTGCACGGACGAATGAAATCTGAGGAAAAAGACGCCGCCCTCAACGCCTTCCGCGATAACCAAGACCACATCATTGTCTCCACCACCGTGATCGAAGTGGGGGTTGATGTGCCCAATGCGACGGTGATGCTGATCGAAAATGCCGAACGCTTTGGCCTCTCCCAGTTACACCAACTGCGGGGGCGCGTCGGTCGGGGGGCTCACCAGTCCCACTGTTTACTGATCACCAATAGCAAAAATCCTGATTCCCAAACCCGTCTGCGCGTCTTAGAACAATCCACCGATGGCTTTTTTATCTCCGAGATGGATTTACGTCTGCGGGGGCCAGGGGAAGTGCTGGGGACGAAACAGTCAGGTTTACCGGATTTTGCCCTAGCGAGTCTAACGGAGGATCAGGAAGTTTTGCTCATTGCCCGCCAGGCCGCAGAACAACTCCTCAAGGTTGATCCAGAACTTGAGCAATATCCCCTCATGCAACAGGAACTCCAACGGAAATACCAAAAACTCCTTGGCGCCGATGTACTGACTTAA
- a CDS encoding M61 family metallopeptidase, giving the protein MATPAPTAQDTVAIAYRVAMPQPQTHLFEVTIEISQWEAAVLDLKMPVWTPGSYMVREYSRHLQDFRATTAAGVDLSWRKVTKNHWQVETADISDVQIHYRVFANELTVRTNHLDSTHGYFNGAALFCFIPGHQDQACTLTVEPPHIAWEVNTTLPLIEDQENCFWVENFDVLVDSPVEVGLHENYEFFCEGKPHRWVVWGEGNFKAEKAIVDTKKIIQTEAKIFGGELPYDEYMFLLHLSGSGYGGLEHKESCSLNYPRFGFQKSDQYNRFMQLVAHEFFHLWNVKRIRPKELETFDYETENYTPSLWFAEGVTSYYDLLIPLWAGIYDKAFFLESLSKDITRYLLTPGRLVQPLAESSFDAWIKLYRREAHSNNNQMSYYLKGALVAMLLDLKIRDRHQNQKSLDNVLRIMWEKFGKPEVGFTPTQVEQVISEVAGFDLSDFFHQSLHTTAELPLSETLETFGLRIKPVYTNKDLPYLGLTVTDQNNRTLVQTVNVDSPAHQAGIDPEDELLAIANYRTNAEQLNHRLQNYQAGDTISITIFHQDQLKTLAVTLAAPQPSSYQVVKNPQASAKQLQNLKGWLNPKDSSAVR; this is encoded by the coding sequence ATGGCAACACCAGCCCCAACTGCACAAGATACGGTGGCGATCGCCTATCGAGTGGCAATGCCCCAGCCCCAAACCCACCTGTTTGAGGTGACGATTGAGATTAGTCAATGGGAAGCTGCTGTCCTCGATCTCAAGATGCCCGTATGGACGCCTGGTTCCTACATGGTGCGGGAATATTCCCGGCATCTCCAGGATTTTCGGGCCACCACAGCGGCGGGTGTTGACCTCAGTTGGCGCAAAGTGACGAAAAACCACTGGCAAGTTGAAACCGCTGACATCTCAGATGTCCAAATTCACTATCGGGTCTTTGCCAATGAGCTCACCGTCCGCACCAACCACCTTGATAGTACCCACGGTTATTTCAACGGTGCGGCTTTGTTCTGCTTTATTCCAGGGCACCAAGACCAAGCCTGTACCTTGACCGTCGAACCGCCCCACATCGCCTGGGAAGTGAATACCACTCTGCCCCTGATCGAAGATCAAGAGAATTGTTTCTGGGTCGAAAATTTCGATGTGTTGGTGGATAGTCCCGTGGAAGTGGGTCTCCACGAAAATTATGAATTTTTCTGTGAAGGGAAGCCCCACCGTTGGGTCGTTTGGGGAGAAGGCAATTTCAAGGCGGAAAAGGCGATCGTCGACACCAAAAAAATCATCCAGACCGAAGCAAAAATTTTCGGCGGTGAGTTGCCCTACGACGAATATATGTTTTTGCTGCACCTGTCCGGCAGTGGCTATGGCGGCCTCGAACATAAGGAAAGTTGCTCCCTCAACTATCCTCGGTTTGGTTTCCAAAAATCTGACCAATACAACCGCTTTATGCAGTTGGTGGCCCACGAATTTTTCCACCTCTGGAATGTGAAACGCATTCGCCCGAAGGAACTCGAAACCTTTGACTACGAGACAGAAAATTACACCCCTTCCCTTTGGTTTGCTGAAGGAGTGACCAGTTACTACGATTTGCTCATTCCTCTCTGGGCTGGCATCTATGACAAAGCGTTTTTCCTCGAAAGCCTCAGCAAAGATATCACCCGCTACCTCCTCACCCCAGGGCGTTTGGTGCAACCCCTAGCAGAGTCAAGTTTTGACGCCTGGATTAAGCTCTACCGCCGCGAGGCCCATAGTAACAACAACCAGATGTCCTACTATCTCAAGGGCGCTCTGGTGGCGATGTTGCTGGATCTCAAAATTCGCGATCGCCACCAAAACCAAAAATCCTTGGACAATGTGCTGCGGATCATGTGGGAAAAATTCGGCAAACCAGAAGTTGGTTTTACTCCGACCCAGGTGGAGCAGGTCATTAGTGAGGTGGCGGGCTTTGACCTGAGCGACTTTTTCCATCAATCTCTCCACACCACGGCAGAACTTCCCCTCAGCGAAACCCTCGAAACCTTCGGTCTACGAATCAAACCCGTCTACACCAACAAAGATCTCCCCTACCTGGGTCTCACCGTCACCGACCAAAACAATCGCACCCTGGTGCAAACGGTGAATGTTGACTCCCCCGCCCACCAAGCCGGCATTGATCCAGAAGATGAACTCTTGGCGATCGCCAACTATCGCACCAATGCCGAACAACTCAACCATCGCCTTCAGAACTACCAAGCAGGTGATACAATTTCGATCACGATTTTTCACCAAGACCAACTGAAAACCCTTGCCGTCACCCTCGCTGCCCCCCAACCGAGCAGTTATCAAGTCGTGAAAAATCCCCAAGCCTCTGCCAAGCAGTTGCAGAACCTCAAGGGCTGGCTGAATCCCAAAGATTCAAGTGCGGTAAGATAA
- the pap gene encoding polyphosphate:AMP phosphotransferase translates to MLNTLDLKRTLAKDTYKEQLEDLMQQLRSLQNACWQHQLPVTVVLEGWAAAGKGALVKKMTNYMDPRGFSVLPIFEPSAREKQYPLLWRFWHKLPAKGSIAFFYHSWYTHVLEDRLFERVNPVDVPLVMREINAFERQLVDDGMAIAKFWIHLSQKELKKRLKTAEADELEAWRVRPEDWQQAKNYKEYRHLAEEMLIYTSTGAAPWILVEGDDYRWSEIKVLSQLVATIVEALDRRKITIPEAVHIRPQAQLLPTEPDFLAKVDLSLELDDKDYKKRLRAAQIKLRQLQLKIHQEKLPVLLLFEGWDAAGKGGAIKRLTDVLDPRSYKVDAFGAPTEEENRYHYLWRFSRHLPGMGTIGIFDRSWYGRVLVERVEGFATETEWKRAYREINEFEAQLIHKGYVLVKFWLHIDPDEQLKRFEQRQDNIFKKYKLTDEDWRNREKWGQYAVAINQAIARTSTPAAPWTIVPANDKLYARVFVIETVIEAIEYKLKRLKNGEAIV, encoded by the coding sequence GTGTTAAATACCCTTGATCTAAAGCGAACCCTGGCAAAGGACACCTACAAAGAGCAATTAGAAGACCTGATGCAGCAGTTGCGGTCTTTGCAAAATGCCTGTTGGCAGCACCAGTTACCCGTGACGGTTGTCTTAGAAGGCTGGGCGGCCGCAGGGAAGGGCGCTTTGGTCAAAAAAATGACCAACTACATGGATCCCCGGGGGTTTTCGGTGTTGCCGATCTTCGAACCCTCAGCCCGCGAAAAACAATATCCATTGCTCTGGCGATTTTGGCACAAGCTCCCGGCGAAGGGCAGTATCGCTTTTTTCTATCACAGTTGGTACACCCATGTGCTCGAAGATCGCCTGTTTGAGCGGGTTAATCCGGTGGACGTGCCCCTGGTGATGCGAGAAATTAATGCCTTTGAGCGGCAGTTGGTGGATGATGGCATGGCGATCGCCAAATTTTGGATTCATCTGTCCCAAAAAGAATTAAAAAAACGCCTCAAAACTGCCGAAGCTGACGAATTAGAAGCCTGGCGAGTCCGTCCTGAAGATTGGCAACAAGCGAAAAACTACAAAGAATATCGGCACCTCGCAGAGGAAATGTTGATCTACACCAGTACCGGGGCCGCTCCCTGGATTCTCGTCGAGGGCGATGATTACCGTTGGTCGGAAATAAAGGTGCTGTCCCAACTGGTGGCGACCATTGTCGAAGCCCTAGATCGTCGCAAAATCACCATCCCTGAGGCGGTTCATATCCGTCCCCAAGCCCAACTTTTACCCACAGAACCGGACTTTCTCGCCAAGGTGGATTTAAGCCTAGAACTAGACGACAAAGACTACAAAAAACGTCTCCGGGCAGCCCAAATTAAATTACGGCAACTGCAACTTAAAATCCACCAAGAAAAATTACCGGTGCTGCTGCTGTTTGAAGGCTGGGATGCCGCGGGCAAAGGGGGCGCCATTAAACGGTTAACCGACGTCCTAGATCCCCGCAGTTATAAAGTCGATGCCTTTGGTGCCCCCACCGAAGAGGAAAACCGTTACCATTACCTCTGGCGTTTTTCTCGCCATTTACCTGGTATGGGGACGATTGGCATTTTCGACCGCAGTTGGTATGGGCGGGTTTTAGTCGAACGGGTTGAAGGCTTTGCGACGGAAACGGAATGGAAGCGGGCCTACCGCGAAATTAACGAGTTTGAAGCTCAGCTGATTCACAAGGGTTATGTGCTCGTAAAATTTTGGCTCCACATTGACCCAGATGAACAGTTAAAACGCTTTGAGCAACGGCAGGACAATATTTTCAAAAAATATAAGTTAACCGACGAAGATTGGCGCAACCGAGAAAAATGGGGCCAATATGCGGTGGCCATTAATCAGGCGATCGCCCGCACCAGCACCCCCGCCGCCCCCTGGACGATTGTGCCGGCTAACGACAAACTCTATGCCCGTGTTTTCGTGATTGAGACCGTGATCGAAGCCATTGAGTACAAGCTCAAACGTCTGAAAAATGGTGAGGCCATTGTCTAA
- a CDS encoding branched-chain amino acid transaminase: MHNFLPTAYFQGKFVPFIDANISIATHALHYGTGAFGGLRGIPDPNNPGQILLFRLERHCRRLSNSAKFLHFDLPADKIEHVIVDFVKQNRPTKSFYIRPFVYTSDLGIAPRLHNIEKDFFVYGLELGDYLSPDGIACRISSWSRQEDRSFPLRGKISGAYIASALAKTEAVASGFDEALLMNSQGKVCEASGMNVFIVRDGKLITPGSDQDILEGITRDSIVTLAKHLGIEVVERPIDKSELLIADEVFLSGTAAKVTPVKRVENYTLPTERPITEKLREKLTAITENRDPEFADWVYKISLD, from the coding sequence ATGCATAATTTCCTCCCCACTGCCTATTTCCAAGGAAAATTTGTTCCCTTCATTGACGCAAATATTTCCATTGCAACCCACGCACTCCACTACGGCACAGGGGCATTTGGGGGCTTACGGGGCATCCCTGATCCGAACAATCCTGGGCAAATTCTTCTTTTCCGTCTCGAACGCCACTGCCGTCGCCTCAGCAACAGCGCAAAATTTCTCCATTTTGATCTCCCGGCTGACAAAATTGAGCATGTCATCGTTGACTTTGTGAAACAAAATCGGCCCACGAAATCCTTTTACATTCGTCCCTTTGTCTACACCTCTGATCTAGGCATTGCTCCCCGTCTCCACAACATCGAAAAAGACTTCTTTGTCTATGGCTTAGAGCTGGGTGACTACCTTTCTCCCGACGGGATCGCCTGCCGGATCAGTTCCTGGTCGCGCCAAGAAGACCGTAGTTTCCCACTCCGGGGCAAAATTAGCGGCGCTTACATTGCCTCAGCCCTAGCCAAAACCGAAGCCGTCGCCTCTGGATTCGACGAAGCCCTGCTGATGAATTCCCAGGGGAAAGTTTGTGAAGCCTCCGGGATGAACGTCTTTATCGTCCGGGATGGCAAGCTGATCACTCCTGGCTCCGACCAAGACATCCTCGAAGGGATTACCCGCGACAGTATTGTCACCCTCGCGAAACACCTCGGCATCGAAGTGGTAGAACGTCCCATCGATAAGTCGGAATTATTGATCGCCGATGAGGTCTTTTTAAGCGGAACAGCGGCCAAAGTCACCCCAGTAAAGCGAGTCGAAAATTATACTTTACCGACGGAACGGCCCATCACCGAGAAATTACGGGAAAAACTAACAGCGATCACAGAAAATCGTGATCCGGAGTTTGCAGATTGGGTTTACAAAATTTCCCTCGATTAA
- a CDS encoding DMT family transporter: MNPVLQLAIATLILGTSGVFIKLAALSPFVMSFFRAGIPLLFVSGLLLYQREPLFKGVTPGLLFISFLDAVRGLCYIFGFGYADLSSAVIILYTWPLFATLFSWLFLKEAIPRRNLWILPCFILGIVVIYANGEISFSSRSFIGLTSVLIAAVLVACTVVMYKAKSADFSVYRLIFYQNLMTGLIAFPFLLGTQPWPNLFQISMGSIYGISVGIVGFLLFFSALSKLQASTTALLCYLEILSTILCGIIFFQEQLSPNIVLGASLILGGSFFLKKNQ, encoded by the coding sequence ATGAACCCTGTACTGCAATTGGCGATCGCCACCCTTATTTTGGGCACTTCCGGTGTTTTTATTAAGTTGGCGGCCCTATCTCCCTTTGTGATGAGCTTTTTCCGGGCAGGGATTCCATTGCTGTTCGTGTCGGGCCTATTGCTCTACCAGCGGGAACCGCTTTTTAAAGGCGTGACCCCGGGTCTGCTGTTCATTTCCTTTCTCGATGCGGTGCGCGGCCTCTGTTACATTTTTGGCTTTGGCTATGCCGACCTCAGCAGTGCGGTGATTATTCTCTACACCTGGCCGCTGTTTGCGACCCTTTTTAGTTGGCTCTTTCTCAAGGAAGCCATTCCCCGGCGTAACCTTTGGATCCTGCCTTGTTTCATCCTGGGGATTGTGGTGATTTATGCTAACGGGGAAATTAGTTTCTCTAGCCGGAGTTTTATTGGTCTAACCAGTGTGCTGATTGCCGCTGTCCTCGTGGCCTGTACGGTGGTGATGTACAAGGCTAAATCCGCTGATTTTTCGGTGTATCGTCTAATTTTCTATCAAAACCTGATGACTGGGCTCATTGCCTTTCCTTTTCTCCTCGGCACCCAACCTTGGCCGAATCTATTTCAAATCAGCATGGGCAGCATTTACGGGATTTCCGTCGGCATTGTCGGTTTTCTCCTCTTTTTCTCAGCCTTGAGCAAACTCCAGGCGTCCACCACCGCCCTTCTCTGTTATTTAGAAATTCTCAGCACCATCCTTTGCGGCATTATCTTTTTCCAAGAGCAGCTTTCACCCAACATTGTCCTGGGAGCGAGTTTAATCCTTGGGGGGAGCTTCTTCCTGAAAAAGAATCAATGA
- a CDS encoding Uma2 family endonuclease: protein MIASPSLSPKKMTPEEYLAWEATQELRYEYVDGEIIAMTGGSVNHGRIYLNLYAALRSHLEKRGCEAFVVDVKVQDQKNQRYFYPDLVVTCHPDDRRNNQFIQHPTVIVEVLSPSTANYDQSRKLKLYRQIPSLQEYILIDSQQISVALYQRQSGRMWGYSDYGPDETFWLPSIEFECAVADLYENAIFETLDDE from the coding sequence ATGATTGCCAGTCCTAGTTTATCGCCCAAAAAAATGACCCCGGAGGAATACCTCGCTTGGGAAGCTACCCAGGAACTCCGGTATGAATATGTTGATGGTGAAATCATTGCGATGACTGGCGGTAGCGTTAATCACGGTAGGATTTATCTCAATTTATACGCTGCATTACGCTCCCATCTTGAAAAACGGGGCTGTGAGGCTTTTGTCGTTGATGTCAAAGTGCAAGATCAAAAAAATCAGCGGTACTTTTATCCGGATCTGGTAGTGACCTGCCATCCCGATGACCGTCGCAACAATCAGTTTATTCAACATCCCACGGTAATTGTAGAGGTCCTTTCTCCCAGCACCGCTAACTATGACCAAAGCCGTAAGCTGAAGCTCTATCGGCAAATCCCCAGCCTCCAGGAATATATCTTGATTGATAGTCAACAAATTTCCGTTGCCCTTTACCAGCGACAATCGGGACGAATGTGGGGTTACAGCGACTATGGCCCCGACGAAACCTTTTGGCTCCCTAGCATCGAATTTGAATGTGCCGTGGCTGATCTTTATGAAAATGCGATCTTCGAGACCCTTGATGATGAGTAG
- a CDS encoding Crp/Fnr family transcriptional regulator, with product MDIEAFSELFPLFSTANPETIEWLLSVTTEHDYPAERTVLMEDSWGNAVYFIESGWVKVRRLTGDDETVTLAIMGKGDFFGEMSVLDESPRSTDVVALSPVKLFSVSAQRFIQLLFKDPQLHHKMLQLMVRRLRNANARFYWRKQPPALKLVKTLLLLAENYGHPTDQGVDIIQLSVSDLADVADITTKEVEMILSKLEGKGWIEIGEGRIHLVNFKQLTNLANRA from the coding sequence ATGGACATTGAAGCTTTTAGCGAGCTTTTTCCCCTCTTTAGCACCGCAAACCCCGAAACCATCGAATGGCTCCTGTCTGTCACCACCGAGCATGACTATCCCGCAGAACGCACCGTCTTAATGGAAGACTCCTGGGGCAATGCCGTCTATTTCATCGAATCCGGCTGGGTTAAAGTGCGCCGCCTCACAGGGGACGACGAAACCGTGACCCTCGCGATTATGGGCAAAGGCGACTTTTTTGGGGAAATGTCAGTATTAGACGAATCGCCCCGTTCCACAGATGTGGTCGCCCTTTCTCCAGTCAAACTATTTAGCGTTTCGGCCCAGCGTTTTATTCAGCTACTGTTTAAAGACCCTCAGCTGCACCACAAAATGCTGCAACTCATGGTGCGTCGTCTCCGTAATGCCAATGCCCGATTTTATTGGCGTAAGCAGCCCCCCGCCCTCAAGTTAGTCAAAACCCTCTTACTCTTGGCAGAAAACTATGGCCACCCCACGGATCAGGGCGTAGACATTATTCAATTGTCGGTGTCTGACCTGGCGGATGTGGCTGATATCACCACCAAGGAAGTCGAGATGATTCTGTCTAAACTGGAAGGGAAAGGGTGGATCGAAATTGGTGAAGGGCGCATTCATTTAGTCAACTTCAAGCAACTGACAAATTTAGCCAACCGAGCATAG